One genomic region from Streptomyces venezuelae encodes:
- a CDS encoding YifB family Mg chelatase-like AAA ATPase translates to MGFARTCSVALVGVEGVVVEVQADLEPGVAAFTLVGLPDKSLSESRDRVRAAVVNSGAEWPQKKLTVGLSPASVPKSGSGFDLAVAAAVLGAAERIDPRTIADLVLIGELGLDGRVRPVRGVLPAVLAAAEAGYHQVVVPEQTAGEAALVPGVSVLGVRTLRQLIAVLTDEPVPDEEPTEEGRPDAMLAGLLVPGAGIGTGLAADPAEGPDLADVAGQHRARHALEIAAAGSHHLMLSGPPGAGKTMLAERLPGILPPLTRQESLEVTAVHSVAGILPPGEPLVRRAPYCAPHHSATMQSLVGGGNGLPRPGAVSLAHRGIPFLDEAPEFSGKVLDALRQPLESGHVVIARAAGVVRLPARFLLVLAANPCPCGRHTLQGDGCECPSSVIRRYQARLSGPLLDRVDLRVEAEPVTRADLLGQGGRGEATATVAARVHEARARATDRLADTPWSVNSEIPGHELRTRYLAAPGALAAAERDIERGLLTARGLDRVLRVAWTVADLAGHDRPGSGDIALALEMRTGIARGVPVGAGERA, encoded by the coding sequence ATGGGATTCGCCCGCACCTGCTCCGTCGCCCTCGTCGGCGTCGAAGGCGTCGTCGTCGAGGTCCAGGCCGACCTCGAACCGGGCGTCGCCGCCTTCACCCTCGTGGGACTCCCCGACAAGAGCCTCAGCGAGAGCCGCGACCGGGTCCGGGCCGCCGTGGTCAACTCCGGCGCCGAATGGCCCCAGAAGAAGCTCACCGTCGGACTCAGCCCCGCGTCCGTCCCCAAGAGCGGCAGCGGCTTCGACCTGGCCGTCGCGGCCGCCGTCCTGGGCGCCGCCGAGCGGATCGACCCCCGCACCATCGCCGACCTCGTCCTCATCGGCGAACTCGGACTCGACGGCCGCGTCCGGCCCGTCCGAGGCGTCCTGCCCGCCGTCCTCGCCGCCGCCGAGGCCGGATACCACCAGGTCGTCGTCCCCGAACAGACCGCCGGTGAGGCCGCGCTCGTCCCCGGCGTCTCCGTCCTCGGCGTCCGCACCCTCCGCCAGCTGATCGCCGTCCTCACCGACGAACCCGTCCCCGACGAGGAACCCACCGAGGAGGGACGGCCCGACGCCATGCTCGCCGGACTCCTCGTCCCCGGCGCCGGCATCGGCACCGGACTCGCCGCCGATCCCGCCGAAGGACCCGACCTCGCCGACGTCGCCGGCCAGCACCGGGCCCGCCACGCCCTGGAGATCGCCGCCGCCGGCAGCCACCACCTGATGCTCTCCGGCCCTCCGGGCGCCGGGAAGACCATGCTCGCCGAGCGCCTCCCCGGCATCCTCCCGCCCCTCACCCGGCAGGAGTCCCTCGAAGTCACCGCCGTCCACTCGGTCGCCGGCATCCTCCCGCCGGGCGAACCCCTCGTCCGCCGCGCCCCCTACTGCGCGCCGCACCACTCCGCCACCATGCAGTCCCTCGTCGGCGGCGGCAACGGCCTCCCGAGGCCCGGCGCCGTCTCCCTGGCACACCGCGGCATTCCCTTTCTCGACGAAGCCCCCGAGTTCTCCGGCAAGGTCCTCGACGCACTCCGTCAGCCCCTCGAATCCGGACACGTCGTCATCGCCCGCGCCGCGGGCGTGGTCCGCCTCCCCGCCCGCTTCCTCCTCGTCCTCGCCGCCAACCCCTGCCCCTGTGGACGGCACACCCTCCAGGGCGACGGCTGCGAATGCCCCTCCTCCGTCATCCGCCGCTACCAGGCCCGCCTCTCCGGCCCCCTCCTCGACCGCGTCGACCTCCGCGTCGAGGCCGAACCCGTCACCCGCGCCGACCTTCTCGGACAGGGCGGCCGGGGCGAGGCCACCGCCACCGTCGCCGCCCGCGTGCACGAGGCCAGAGCCCGTGCCACCGACCGCCTCGCCGACACCCCCTGGAGCGTCAACAGCGAGATCCCCGGACACGAACTCCGTACGCGCTACCTCGCCGCACCCGGCGCCCTCGCCGCCGCCGAACGAGACATCGAACGCGGACTCCTCACCGCCCGCGGCCTCGACCGCGTCCTCCGCGTCGCCTGGACCGTCGCCGACCTCGCCGGGCACGACCGGCCCGGCAGCGGGGACATCGCCCTCGCGCTCGAAATGCGCACCGGCATCGCCCGCGGCGTGCCCGTGGGAGCGGGGGAGCGCGCATGA
- a CDS encoding DUF2469 domain-containing protein has translation MSAEDLEKYETEMELKLYREYRDVVGLFKYVIETERRFYLTNDYEMQVHSVQGEVFFEVSMADAWVWDMYRPARFVKQVRVLTFKDVNIEELNKSDLELPGS, from the coding sequence ATGAGCGCCGAGGACCTCGAGAAGTACGAGACCGAGATGGAGCTGAAGCTCTACCGGGAGTACCGCGACGTCGTCGGGCTGTTCAAATACGTGATCGAAACCGAGCGGCGCTTCTACCTCACCAATGACTACGAGATGCAGGTGCACTCGGTCCAGGGCGAGGTCTTCTTCGAGGTCAGCATGGCCGATGCCTGGGTCTGGGACATGTACAGGCCGGCCAGGTTCGTCAAGCAGGTCCGCGTGCTGACCTTCAAGGACGTGAACATCGAGGAGCTCAACAAGAGCGACCTCGAACTTCCCGGCAGCTGA
- a CDS encoding TetR/AcrR family transcriptional regulator, protein MQRGALLDAARSLLSEGGTEALTFPALAERTGLARSSVYEYFRSRAAVVEELCAVDFPVWAAEVETAMAGAETPEGKVEAYVRTQLALVGDRRHRAVVAISASELDDGAREKIRAAHGGLVAMIVEALAALGQPEPRLGAMLLQGVVDAAVRRIELGAAEDPTQIAEAAVAMALHGVNGSPA, encoded by the coding sequence ATGCAGCGAGGCGCCCTGCTGGACGCCGCGCGTTCCCTGCTGTCCGAGGGCGGTACGGAGGCGTTGACCTTCCCCGCACTCGCCGAGCGCACGGGCCTGGCCCGGTCCTCGGTCTACGAGTACTTCCGCTCGCGCGCGGCCGTCGTCGAAGAGCTGTGCGCCGTGGACTTCCCCGTCTGGGCCGCCGAGGTCGAGACCGCCATGGCCGGCGCCGAGACGCCCGAGGGCAAGGTCGAGGCGTACGTCCGCACCCAGCTGGCCCTGGTCGGGGACCGGCGGCACCGGGCCGTCGTCGCGATCTCGGCGAGCGAGCTGGACGACGGGGCCCGCGAGAAGATCCGCGCGGCCCACGGCGGCCTCGTCGCCATGATCGTCGAAGCCCTCGCCGCCCTCGGTCAGCCCGAGCCCCGCCTGGGCGCCATGCTCCTCCAGGGCGTCGTCGACGCGGCCGTCCGCCGCATCGAGCTCGGCGCGGCGGAGGACCCGACGCAGATCGCCGAGGCGGCGGTCGCGATGGCCCTCCACGGCGTCAACGGCTCCCCGGCCTGA
- the dprA gene encoding DNA-processing protein DprA, translating into MTATDERIARATLTRTVEPGDEHAGRWLRHHGAAGFLDRLLHPGDDPFPGTGAKRVDSWRRRATAAEPARDLDTVHRLGGRFLIPGDTEWPRQLDDLGHSRPFGLWLRGPADLRTWALRSVALVGARACTPYGAHIAAELATGLARQGWVVVSGAAYGIDGAAHRGALAAGGATVAVLACGVDTPYPRGHGGLIGRIAEQGLVVGELPPESHPTPSRFILRNRVIAALTRGTVVVEAQHRSGSLVTARAAARLGRHTMGVPGPVTSALSAGVHELLRSDATLVTDAQEIVELVGDMGELAPARRGPVLPRDLLAPATAHILEAVPARGPTPTTVIARRAGNTPDDTLAKLYELHSLGFVERYGEGWQLTNTATDRSNARRGDT; encoded by the coding sequence ATGACCGCCACGGACGAGCGAATCGCCCGCGCGACCCTCACGCGAACCGTCGAACCCGGCGACGAGCACGCCGGACGCTGGCTCCGGCACCACGGAGCGGCCGGCTTCCTCGACCGGCTCCTCCACCCGGGCGACGACCCCTTCCCCGGCACCGGGGCGAAACGCGTCGACAGCTGGCGACGACGCGCCACCGCCGCCGAACCCGCCCGTGACCTCGACACCGTCCACCGGCTCGGCGGGCGCTTCCTCATCCCCGGCGACACCGAATGGCCCCGTCAACTCGACGACCTCGGTCACTCCCGCCCGTTCGGCCTCTGGCTCCGGGGCCCCGCCGACCTGCGGACCTGGGCCCTGCGCTCCGTCGCCCTCGTCGGAGCCCGCGCCTGCACCCCGTACGGCGCCCACATCGCGGCCGAGCTCGCCACCGGCCTCGCCCGACAGGGCTGGGTCGTCGTCTCCGGCGCCGCCTACGGCATCGACGGCGCGGCCCACCGCGGCGCCCTCGCCGCCGGCGGAGCCACCGTCGCCGTCCTCGCCTGCGGCGTCGACACCCCGTACCCCCGAGGCCACGGCGGGCTCATCGGCCGCATCGCGGAACAAGGACTCGTCGTCGGGGAACTGCCACCCGAAAGCCACCCCACACCCAGCCGCTTCATCCTCCGCAACCGCGTGATCGCCGCCCTCACCCGCGGCACCGTCGTCGTCGAGGCCCAGCACCGCAGCGGCTCGCTCGTCACGGCCCGCGCCGCCGCCCGCCTCGGCCGCCACACCATGGGTGTCCCCGGCCCCGTCACCAGCGCGCTGTCCGCCGGCGTCCACGAGCTGCTCCGGAGCGACGCCACCCTCGTCACCGACGCACAGGAGATCGTCGAACTCGTCGGCGACATGGGCGAACTCGCCCCCGCCCGACGCGGCCCCGTCCTGCCCCGCGACCTGCTCGCGCCCGCCACCGCGCACATCCTCGAAGCCGTCCCCGCCCGCGGCCCCACACCCACGACCGTCATCGCCCGACGAGCCGGAAACACCCCCGACGACACCCTCGCGAAGCTGTACGAACTGCACTCCCTCGGCTTCGTCGAACGGTACGGGGAGGGCTGGCAGTTGACGAACACGGCCACAGACCGGTCGAACGCGCGGCGAGGCGATACTTGA
- the tsf gene encoding translation elongation factor Ts codes for MANYTAADVKKLRELTGAGMMDCKKALDEADGNVDKAVEALRIKGQKGVAKREGRSAENGAVVSLIADDNTSGVLVELKCETDFVAKGDKFQAVANQLAAHVAATAPADIEALLASEIEAGKTVQAFVDEANANLGEKIVLDRFAQYADGFVFAYMHRTMPDLPPQIGVLVEFDKADAAVAKGVAQHIAAFAPKYLTREDVPAEVVETERRVAEETTRAEGKPEAALPKIVEGRVNGFFKDATLLGQPYALDNKKSVQQVLDEAGVTLKRFTRIKVGI; via the coding sequence ATGGCGAACTACACCGCCGCTGACGTCAAGAAGCTCCGCGAGCTCACCGGCGCCGGCATGATGGACTGCAAGAAGGCCCTGGACGAGGCCGACGGCAACGTCGACAAGGCCGTCGAGGCGCTGCGCATCAAGGGCCAGAAGGGTGTCGCCAAGCGCGAGGGCCGCTCTGCCGAGAACGGCGCCGTGGTCTCCCTCATCGCCGACGACAACACCTCCGGTGTCCTCGTCGAGCTGAAGTGCGAGACGGACTTCGTCGCCAAGGGTGACAAGTTCCAGGCCGTCGCCAACCAGCTGGCCGCGCACGTCGCCGCCACCGCCCCGGCCGACATCGAGGCGCTGCTCGCCTCCGAGATCGAGGCCGGCAAGACCGTGCAGGCGTTCGTCGACGAGGCCAACGCCAACCTCGGCGAGAAGATCGTCCTGGACCGCTTCGCGCAGTACGCCGACGGCTTCGTCTTCGCGTACATGCACCGCACGATGCCGGACCTCCCGCCGCAGATCGGTGTCCTCGTCGAGTTCGACAAGGCCGACGCCGCCGTCGCCAAGGGTGTCGCCCAGCACATCGCCGCCTTCGCGCCGAAGTACCTCACCCGTGAGGACGTTCCGGCCGAGGTCGTCGAGACCGAGCGTCGCGTCGCCGAGGAGACCACCCGCGCCGAGGGCAAGCCCGAGGCCGCGCTCCCGAAGATCGTCGAGGGTCGCGTCAACGGCTTCTTCAAGGACGCCACGCTGCTCGGCCAGCCGTACGCCCTGGACAACAAGAAGTCCGTCCAGCAGGTCCTGGACGAGGCCGGTGTCACCCTGAAGCGCTTCACGCGCATCAAGGTCGGCATCTGA
- a CDS encoding murein hydrolase activator EnvC family protein — translation MRLMTLLLTLGLLWPVGPPPPEILRGWQPPAGPYGPGHRGVDLAAPPGVEVRAPAAGTVSFAGPVGGRGVLTLTFPGTGAPPLRTTFSPVTPLVKAGTRVAAGAPVARVAPGTHCPETCLHWGLLRGKTYLNPLLLIRRAPSRLLPVDGGPGGVLSIRPGSR, via the coding sequence ATGCGTCTCATGACCTTGCTCCTGACCCTCGGCCTGCTGTGGCCGGTGGGTCCGCCCCCGCCGGAGATCCTTCGCGGCTGGCAGCCCCCGGCGGGCCCGTACGGCCCCGGCCACCGCGGCGTCGACCTGGCGGCGCCGCCCGGCGTCGAGGTGCGCGCGCCGGCGGCGGGCACGGTCTCCTTCGCGGGCCCGGTCGGCGGCCGGGGGGTGCTCACCCTCACCTTCCCGGGCACGGGCGCTCCCCCGCTGCGTACGACCTTCTCCCCGGTGACCCCGCTGGTGAAGGCGGGCACCCGGGTCGCCGCCGGCGCTCCCGTCGCCCGGGTCGCACCGGGGACGCACTGCCCGGAGACCTGTCTCCACTGGGGCCTGCTCCGCGGCAAGACCTATCTGAACCCGCTGCTCCTGATCAGGAGGGCCCCGTCACGGCTCCTGCCGGTCGACGGGGGGCCGGGGGGTGTCCTGTCGATCAGGCCGGGGAGCCGTTGA
- the whiG gene encoding RNA polymerase sigma factor WhiG produces MPQHTSGSDRAAVPPAARGAVRPPAPTSLDELWRSYKDTGDERLREQLILHYSPLVKYVAGRVSVGLPSNVEQADFVSSGVFGLIDAIEKFDVERAIKFETYAITRIRGAMIDELRALDWIPRSVRQKARNVERAYATLEAQLRRTPSESEVAAEMDVTLEELHAVFSQLSLANVVALEELLHVGGEGGDRLSLMDTLEDTAADNPVEVAEDRELRRLLARAINTLPEREKTVVTLYYYEGLTLAEIGHVLGVTESRVSQIHTKSVLQLRAKLADVGR; encoded by the coding sequence ATGCCCCAGCACACCTCCGGGTCTGACCGCGCTGCGGTGCCCCCAGCAGCCCGGGGCGCCGTGCGACCACCCGCACCGACCTCGCTCGACGAGCTGTGGCGCTCGTACAAGGACACCGGCGACGAGCGGCTGCGGGAGCAGCTGATCCTGCACTACTCGCCGCTCGTCAAGTACGTCGCCGGACGCGTCAGCGTGGGGCTGCCGTCCAACGTGGAACAGGCCGACTTCGTCTCCTCCGGGGTCTTCGGCCTCATCGACGCCATCGAGAAGTTCGACGTCGAGCGCGCCATCAAGTTCGAGACGTACGCGATCACCCGCATCCGCGGCGCGATGATCGACGAACTCCGTGCCCTCGACTGGATCCCGCGCTCCGTCCGCCAGAAGGCGCGCAACGTCGAACGCGCCTACGCGACCCTCGAAGCCCAGCTCCGGCGCACGCCCTCCGAGAGCGAGGTCGCCGCGGAGATGGACGTCACACTGGAGGAACTGCACGCGGTTTTCAGCCAGTTGTCCCTGGCGAACGTGGTCGCCCTGGAGGAGCTGCTGCACGTCGGTGGTGAGGGCGGCGACCGCCTCTCCCTGATGGACACCCTGGAGGACACGGCGGCGGACAACCCCGTCGAGGTCGCGGAGGACCGCGAGCTGCGCCGGCTGCTCGCCCGGGCGATCAACACGCTCCCCGAGCGGGAGAAGACCGTCGTCACGCTCTACTACTACGAGGGCCTCACGCTGGCCGAGATCGGCCACGTCCTCGGCGTCACCGAGAGCCGCGTCAGCCAGATCCACACCAAGTCGGTCCTCCAGCTCCGCGCCAAGCTGGCCGACGTCGGACGCTGA
- the rpsB gene encoding 30S ribosomal protein S2, whose product MAVVTMRELLESGVHFGHQTRRWNPKMRRFIFTERNGIYIIDLLQSLSYIDRAYEFVKETVAHGGSIMFVGTKKQAQEAIAEQATRVGMPYVNQRWLGGMLTNFSTVYKRLQRLKELEQIDFEDVAASGLTKKELLVLSREKAKLEKTLGGIREMSKVPSAVWIVDTKKEHIAVGEARKLKIPVVAILDTNCDPDEVDYKIPGNDDAIRSVTLLTRVIADAVAEGLIARSGAATGDSKPGEKAAGEPLAEWERDLLEGEKKADDAEVQTSAETEKVADAEAADAPAEAAAEAEAPAADAEQA is encoded by the coding sequence ATGGCCGTCGTCACGATGCGGGAGCTGCTGGAGAGCGGCGTCCACTTCGGTCACCAGACCCGTCGTTGGAACCCGAAGATGCGTCGCTTCATCTTCACGGAGCGCAACGGCATCTACATCATCGACCTGCTCCAGTCGCTGTCGTACATCGACCGCGCCTACGAGTTCGTCAAGGAGACCGTCGCGCACGGCGGCTCCATCATGTTCGTCGGTACGAAGAAGCAGGCCCAGGAGGCCATCGCCGAGCAGGCGACGCGTGTCGGCATGCCGTACGTCAACCAGCGTTGGCTCGGTGGCATGCTCACCAACTTCTCCACCGTCTACAAGCGTCTGCAGCGCCTCAAGGAGCTCGAGCAGATCGACTTCGAGGACGTCGCCGCCTCGGGTCTCACCAAGAAGGAGCTCCTGGTCCTCTCGCGCGAGAAGGCCAAGCTGGAGAAGACCCTCGGTGGTATCCGCGAGATGTCCAAGGTGCCCAGCGCCGTCTGGATCGTGGACACCAAGAAGGAGCACATCGCCGTCGGCGAGGCTCGCAAGCTCAAGATCCCGGTCGTCGCGATCCTCGACACCAACTGCGACCCCGACGAGGTCGACTACAAGATCCCGGGCAACGACGACGCGATCCGCTCCGTCACCCTGCTCACCCGCGTGATCGCCGACGCCGTCGCCGAGGGCCTCATCGCCCGTTCCGGTGCCGCGACCGGTGACTCGAAGCCGGGCGAGAAGGCCGCCGGCGAGCCCCTCGCCGAGTGGGAGCGCGACCTGCTCGAGGGCGAGAAGAAGGCCGACGACGCCGAGGTCCAGACCTCCGCCGAGACCGAGAAGGTCGCCGACGCCGAGGCCGCCGACGCCCCGGCCGAGGCTGCTGCCGAGGCCGAGGCTCCGGCCGCGGACGCCGAGCAGGCCTGA
- a CDS encoding NUDIX hydrolase has translation MTDHASAAAAEPAVRQVARVVLLDPDDRILLMHGYEPDDPADTWWFTPGGGLEGDETRAEAALRELAEETGITDAELGPVLWQRYCSFPFDGRRWDQDEWYYLARIRRTGTDPRPQALTELETRSLAGLRWWTSAELSAARETVYPTRLAELLRTLLDEGPPSAPVVLAPEIV, from the coding sequence ATGACGGATCACGCTTCCGCCGCGGCAGCGGAGCCCGCCGTGCGCCAGGTGGCCAGGGTCGTCCTCCTCGACCCCGACGACCGCATCCTGCTCATGCACGGGTACGAACCGGACGACCCCGCCGACACCTGGTGGTTCACCCCCGGCGGCGGCCTGGAGGGCGACGAGACCCGGGCGGAGGCCGCGCTGCGCGAACTCGCCGAGGAGACCGGCATCACCGACGCCGAGCTCGGGCCGGTCCTGTGGCAGCGGTACTGCTCCTTCCCCTTCGACGGGCGCCGCTGGGACCAGGACGAGTGGTACTACCTGGCCCGCATCCGCCGGACCGGGACCGATCCCCGCCCCCAGGCCCTCACGGAGCTGGAGACCCGCAGCCTCGCGGGCCTCAGATGGTGGACCTCCGCCGAACTGTCGGCGGCCCGTGAGACGGTGTACCCGACCAGACTCGCCGAGCTGCTGCGCACGCTGCTCGACGAGGGACCTCCGAGTGCACCGGTGGTTCTCGCCCCGGAAATCGTTTAG
- a CDS encoding YraN family protein, translating to MNRTQALGRYGEELATRRLTATGMHILARNWRCGRAGEIDIVARDGDTLVICEVKTRRHGAYEHPMAAVTPTKAERLRRLAACWLDRTGTPAPTGGVRIDLVGIVLPRKGAPVLTHAQGVA from the coding sequence ATGAACAGGACCCAAGCCCTCGGACGGTACGGGGAAGAGCTGGCGACCCGTCGGCTCACCGCGACCGGCATGCACATCCTCGCCCGCAACTGGCGCTGCGGCCGGGCGGGCGAGATCGACATCGTCGCCCGTGACGGCGACACCCTCGTCATCTGCGAGGTCAAGACCCGACGCCACGGCGCCTACGAACACCCGATGGCCGCCGTCACCCCGACCAAGGCCGAGCGGCTCCGCCGTCTCGCCGCCTGCTGGCTCGACCGTACCGGCACTCCCGCTCCCACGGGCGGGGTCCGCATCGACCTCGTCGGCATCGTCCTGCCCCGCAAGGGCGCCCCCGTCCTCACCCACGCCCAGGGGGTGGCCTGA